A DNA window from Pyrus communis chromosome 3, drPyrComm1.1, whole genome shotgun sequence contains the following coding sequences:
- the LOC137730207 gene encoding uncharacterized protein, which produces MEQNIPVAEDERVHPFSSSPMSEHWNIEEAKKLSPFTLSQKLGFHELFSSKVWRASLAELVGSAVLVFAIDTIVISSYETQTTIPNLIMAILISITVAILLLVTNPISGGHINPVVTLSAALLGLISLSRAAVYILSQCVGAVLGALALKAVVNNNIEGTFSLGGCTLTVIAPGPHGPIIMGIETTQALWLEIFCTFVFLFASIWIAFDHRQAHALGRVVVFSIIGIVAGLLVFISTTVTAAKGYAGVGMNPARCFGPALIRGGRLWNGHWVFWVGPAIACVAFYLYIKIIPRHHFHMEGFKHDTLNMVTTLSK; this is translated from the exons ATGGAGCAAAACATCCCAGTTGCAGAAGATGAGAGAGTTCATCCCTTTTCTTCCTCACCAAT GTCAGAGCACTGGAATATTGAAGAAGCGAAGAAGCTCAGTCCTTTCACTTTGAGTCAAAAGTTGGGCTTCCACGAGTTATTTTCTTCGAAG GTTTGGAGAGCATCTCTGGCAGAGCTAGTTGGCTCGGCAGTGCTTGTTTTTGCTATAGACACAATAGTGATCTCCTCCTATGAGACCCAAACCACAATACCAAACCTCATTATGGCAATCCTCATTTCCATCACAGTTGCAATTCTTCTCCTCGTCACCAATCCCATTTCCGGCGGTCACATCAACCCCGTTGTAACGCTATCTGCGGCACTTCTCGGCCTCATCTCCCTCTCACGCGCTGCCGTCTATATCTTGAGCCAATGCGTCGGGGCGGTACTGGGTGCCCTAGCACTCAAGGCCGTGGTAAACAACAACATTGAAGGAACATTTTCACTTGGAGGTTGCACCCTCACTGTCATTGCCCCAGGCCCACACGGGCCTATCATAATGGGCATTGAGACCACCCAAGCCCTTTGGCTTGAGATATTTTGCACGTTTGTGTTTCTCTTTGCTTCGATTTGGATAGCATTCGACCACCGCCAAGCCCATGCTTTGGGCCGAGTTGTAGTCTTCTCTATCATCGGAATAGTTGCGGGCCTCCTTGTTTTTATCTCAACCACCGTTACCGCCGCAAAAGGGTACGCCGGAGTCGGGATGAACCCGGCTAGATGTTTCGGCCCCGCACTTATTCGCGGGGGTCGCCTCTGGAACGGGCATTGGGTATTTTGGGTAGGGCCTGCTATTGCTTGTGTGGCATTTTATTTGTACATTAAGATCATTCCGCGCCATCATTTCCATATGGAGGGCTTCAAGCATGATACTTTGAACATGGTGACGACACTTTCTAAGTAA
- the LOC137728749 gene encoding uncharacterized protein, translated as MEKKSGSGSGGGQVVDGSNIMKLVGNEEVFSNFVEHKFEELDRDRDGHLSLNELHPAVADIGLALGLPAQGSSPDSDHIYSEVLNEFTHGKQQKVSKTEFKEVLSDILLGMAAGLKRDPIVILRIDGEDLLEFIDGPTFESEMMATYSEIKSADGTLRDCIIKALEKLTVEQGMPPSSDSWVVSNIVEPALQSCTGHDLDKTVSQETFLAEFKKVAEFVAHRLQEQPVIVAHSENDFDGSDIKRLLSNKFELDKTLNAAIETVPRDRNGKLSKDYLRVALEAVGPTAGLPPLGAVEQMDKVVQDAFNMVNADDGKLLKEDEFKKLLTEILGSIMLQLEGNPISVHSNSVVHEPLNASSTLLQPTPEL; from the exons ATGGAGAAGAAAAGTGGAAGTGGGAGTGGTGGTGGGCAGGTGGTGGACGGTTCAAATATAATGAAATTGGTTGGGAACGAGGAGGTGTTTAGTAACTTTGTGGAGCATAAGTTTGAGGAGCTCGACAGGGACAGAGACGGCCACCTCTCTCTGAACGAGCTCCACCCTGCTGTCGCCGATATCGGCCTTGCTCTTGGCTTGCCGGCTCAGGGTTCGTCCCCCGACTCCGATCACATATATTCTGAG GTACTGAATGAATTCACTCATGGGAAACAACAAAAAGTGAGCAAGACTGAGTTCAAAGAGGTTCTTTCGGATATTCTACTAGGCATGGCTGCTGGGTTGAAGCGAGACCCTATTGTAATCCTCCGTATTGATGGGGAAGACCTCCTAGAATTCATCGATGGGCCAACTTTTGAATCAGAGATGATGGCTACTTATTCTGAGATAAAGTCAGCTGATGGAACCCTCCGTGACTGTATAATCAAAGCTTTGGAAAAACTCACGGTTGAACAAGGGATGCCCCCTTCATCAGATTCTTGG GTTGTCAGCAATATCGTGGAACCTGCTCTGCAGTCATGCACTGGCCATGATTTGGACAAGACGGTCTCTCAAGAAACATTCTTAGCCGAATTCAAGAAAGTAGCAGAGTTTGTGGCTCATCGTCTTCAGGAGCAACCTGTGATTGTAGCCCACAGTGAAAATGACTTTGATGGAAGCGACATCAAGAGACTGTTGTCCAACAAGTTTGAATTAGACAAG ACACTGAATGCAGCTATTGAAACTGTTCCGAGAGACCGCAATGGGAAATTATCCAAGGACTATTTGCGCGTGGCGCTGGAAGCAGTAGGTCCAACAGCTGGTCTGCCACCACTTGGTGCAGTTGAGCAG ATGGATAAGGTTGTGCAGGATGCATTCAACATGGTTAACGCAGATGACGGAAAGCTGCTTAAAGAAGACGAGTTCAAGAAGTTACTGACTGAAATCCTGGGGAGTATCATGTTGCAATTGGAGGGAAATCCGATTTCAGTTCACTCTAATTCGGTTGTCCACGAGCCCCTCAACGCTTCTTCTACTCTACTGCAGCCAACTCCCGAGTTATAG
- the LOC137728232 gene encoding uncharacterized protein, whose protein sequence is MILYRNNDDLLCKIFATALQGEVQDWFYTPPPQSIQSFDELSLVFTKEYSSYRSIKKKSDHLFNVKKNPKESLRDYMKRFKAKKAKIVGCNDSIARAAFQKRLAVDHLLFKKLIMKEDLTLADFFALAEKHALWDEARQCTFKDLKKYPISHPYYPNRK, encoded by the coding sequence ATGATCCTCTATCGAAACAATGACGATCTCCTGTGTAAGATATTCGCCACCGCTCTACAAGGCGAGGTGCAAGATTGGTTTTACACCCCGCCGCCACAATCTATCCAGAGTTTTGacgaactttctttggttttcaccaaagaatattcatcatatCGCTCGATTAAGAAGAAGTCTGACCATTTGTTTAACGTCAAGAAGAATCCAAAGGAGTCACTTCGAGACTATATGAAGAGGTTCAaggcaaagaaagcaaagaTAGTCGGATGCAATGACTCAATAGCTAGAGCAGCCTTCCAAAAAAGACTTGCAGTAGACCACCTGCTattcaaaaaattgatcatgaaagaagatctaactctagCAGACTTTTTCGCTCTggcagagaagcatgcactttgggacgaagCTCGCCAATGCACattcaaggacttgaagaagtacccGATATCACATCCCTATTATCCAAACCGGAAGTAG